The Neodiprion virginianus isolate iyNeoVirg1 chromosome 5, iyNeoVirg1.1, whole genome shotgun sequence genome contains a region encoding:
- the LOC124305197 gene encoding G-protein coupled receptor Mth2-like isoform X4 — protein sequence MFRLWFVILACSFCFEISVSSAKEPVIISFNLTTFGGDIERIKSLHNTSWPLVGKCCPVGQLYRFNDDDNPGENRCEDPRLNEKNDYSPFFSDFNHSGLLVPGLSQPQFVAVIGIPCRYGKYIMDPLTIAEDEYHLMMNGSVFTPLNNVRMLQPGQDYCMEVVSDGRLVVMGCYQPELKVVTADTRLAMYAIGLLISVPFLLATIISYVITRQICDVHGMNLCCYSGCLAVAFLTLALLQLSGQSFDQNACVSAAFVIQFSFIASSFWLNAMTVESWRLIRGYKAGSPPLTSERSPPLYRVFFFYSIWGWGLSAVLIVVSLALGLNPTIPWTYVKRSGNEQPSCWFGLDTYSLPYFYVPVGILVFLNTTLFPSLLVSLCTAIRV from the exons ATGTTTCGACTGTGGTTCGTCATCCTAGCCTGCAGTTTCTGCTTTGAAATATCAGTTTCATCGGCTAAGGAGCCGGTGATCATATCTTTCAACCTG ACGACTTTTGGCGGTGACATCGAGAGGATTAAATCTCTGCACAACACCAGCTGGCCCCTTGTTGGAAAGTGCTGCCCGGTTGGTCAATTGTATCGTTTTAACGATGATGATAATCCGGGTGAAAATCGATGCGAAGACCCGCGACTGAACGAGAAAAACGATTACTCACCGTTCTTCAGCGACTTCAATCATTCCGGACTGTTGGTTCCAGGATTGAGTCAACCCCAATTCGTCGCGGTCATCGGAATACCTTGCCGATATGGAAA GTACATAATGGATCCGTTGACGATAGCGGAGGACGAGTATCACCTCATGATGAACGGGAGCGTTTTCACGCCGCTGAATAACGTGCGGATGCTTCAACCTGGTCAAGACTACTGCATGGAGGTCGTGTCCGATGGAAGATTGGTCGTCATGGGCTGCTACCAGCCAG AACTTAAAGTAGTTACAGCGGACACGCGGCTCGCTATGTACGCAATCGGTCTCCTGATTTCGGTCCCATTTCTCCTGGCAACGATCATCTCGTACGTGATAACGCGGCAGATCTGCGACGTACATGGCATGAATCTATGCTGCTACTCCGGATGTCTTGCGGTGGCTTTTCTCACCCTGGCGTTACTACAGCTTAGTGGACAGTCGTTCGATCAGAACGCTTGCGTATCGGCAG CGTTCGTCATACAGTTCTCCTTCATTGCCTCCTCCTTTTGGCTCAACGCTATGACCGTCGAAAGTTGGCGTCTTATTCGAGGGTACAAAGCAGGCTCCCCTCCTCTCACTAGTGAGCGCAGCCCTCCACTCTACAGAGTATTCTTCTTCTACTCAATTTGGGGATGGGGACTTTCCGCCGTTCTCATCGTTGTCTCCTTGGCTCTGGGTCTCAATCCGACGATACCGTGGACCTACGTCAAAAGATCCGGAAACGAGCAGCCGAGCTGCTGGTTTGGTT TAGACACGTACTCGCTTCCGTATTTCTACGTACCGGTTGGCATCCTGGTGTTCTTGAACACGACGCTCTTC CCATCGTTATTAGTTTCTCTCTGCACTGCAATACGCGTATGA
- the LOC124305197 gene encoding G-protein coupled receptor Mth2-like isoform X5 yields MFRLWFVILACSFCFEISVSSAKEPVIISFNLTTFGGDIERIKSLHNTSWPLVGKCCPVGQLYRFNDDDNPGENRCEDPRLNEKNDYSPFFSDFNHSGLLVPGLSQPQFVAVIGIPCRYGKYIMDPLTIAEDEYHLMMNGSVFTPLNNVRMLQPGQDYCMEVVSDGRLVVMGCYQPELKVVTADTRLAMYAIGLLISVPFLLATIISYVITRQICDVHGMNLCCYSGCLAVAFLTLALLQLSGQSFDQNACVSAAFVIQFSFIASSFWLNAMTVESWRLIRGYKAGSPPLTSERSPPLYRVFFFYSIWGWGLSAVLIVVSLALGLNPTIPWTYVKRSGNEQPSCWFGLDTYSLPYFYVPVGILVFLNTTLFR; encoded by the exons ATGTTTCGACTGTGGTTCGTCATCCTAGCCTGCAGTTTCTGCTTTGAAATATCAGTTTCATCGGCTAAGGAGCCGGTGATCATATCTTTCAACCTG ACGACTTTTGGCGGTGACATCGAGAGGATTAAATCTCTGCACAACACCAGCTGGCCCCTTGTTGGAAAGTGCTGCCCGGTTGGTCAATTGTATCGTTTTAACGATGATGATAATCCGGGTGAAAATCGATGCGAAGACCCGCGACTGAACGAGAAAAACGATTACTCACCGTTCTTCAGCGACTTCAATCATTCCGGACTGTTGGTTCCAGGATTGAGTCAACCCCAATTCGTCGCGGTCATCGGAATACCTTGCCGATATGGAAA GTACATAATGGATCCGTTGACGATAGCGGAGGACGAGTATCACCTCATGATGAACGGGAGCGTTTTCACGCCGCTGAATAACGTGCGGATGCTTCAACCTGGTCAAGACTACTGCATGGAGGTCGTGTCCGATGGAAGATTGGTCGTCATGGGCTGCTACCAGCCAG AACTTAAAGTAGTTACAGCGGACACGCGGCTCGCTATGTACGCAATCGGTCTCCTGATTTCGGTCCCATTTCTCCTGGCAACGATCATCTCGTACGTGATAACGCGGCAGATCTGCGACGTACATGGCATGAATCTATGCTGCTACTCCGGATGTCTTGCGGTGGCTTTTCTCACCCTGGCGTTACTACAGCTTAGTGGACAGTCGTTCGATCAGAACGCTTGCGTATCGGCAG CGTTCGTCATACAGTTCTCCTTCATTGCCTCCTCCTTTTGGCTCAACGCTATGACCGTCGAAAGTTGGCGTCTTATTCGAGGGTACAAAGCAGGCTCCCCTCCTCTCACTAGTGAGCGCAGCCCTCCACTCTACAGAGTATTCTTCTTCTACTCAATTTGGGGATGGGGACTTTCCGCCGTTCTCATCGTTGTCTCCTTGGCTCTGGGTCTCAATCCGACGATACCGTGGACCTACGTCAAAAGATCCGGAAACGAGCAGCCGAGCTGCTGGTTTGGTT TAGACACGTACTCGCTTCCGTATTTCTACGTACCGGTTGGCATCCTGGTGTTCTTGAACACGACGCTCTTC CGATAA
- the LOC124305195 gene encoding bromodomain-containing protein 4B: protein MSGAPARGPEAQRPRRPHHKRHRSVPDPSEPPDPEEPEEKRPKVNPIFLWASQREQRIVEVRCEDYDKRNRIKLTKTAQGWRSIPRTTVTPTIMPSTSGTAANSRRHRHHHRGHRHHHHHHHHHRRKSRERTSTEDEEVLRRRHLLLQPRVVLQQLRLPQVTAASADQEDPRREHMLGLLDATAASPAIAAMAADTPTADLPDSPNHSHDEQVQAVASAPLPSTSPSAGTNDTQHRRRPPRSQSEDTRAEQREDTSWSRTNLGSPARILNALRNTPGLSVSIAGNPANTANNAENSPPPGSPGHRKPGRPPPGLLVAMPADTGESKAPHNVPALMSGLSISIPSYRYRPRSRGIPSCVRKVDLDSPCAGYNPKVEPEDLDDSRSQGTVVQASPQPSGIPCSPAAGGRPASAYLERLLPSPPCSVSCSEDARNDLTLKGILASPSQHHRQTSTSHLQLQMETNNNNDNNHDYGPVSLEFDSPSDPASELRELLRVSGHLIPDPLLVPRDVLPALAAAPANEIPRLLASRPELRLPQALTRPELLRDPDLLVISLAHLQHVLDYSDGPVPADRQDDETRPKLTCKPIGTLMPAPIDLSANRPRHTTNGGSYPLLRVRTTGLLKQESEVTSTAASPEDSQFWHPLFSSQKRHLHHLNQHHYHYEQQQQRQVYIQQAENQRQQHHQLPQQQQQQQQQQQQQPQHTQQQNHGSWHRATIAS from the coding sequence ATGAGCGGGGCCCCTGCGAGGGGCCCGGAGGCCCAGCGTCCGCGACGCCCGCACCACAAACGTCACCGTAGCGTCCCGGACCCATCGGAGCCACCGGACCCCGAAGAGCCGGAGGAAAAACGGCCCAAGGTGAACCCGATATTCCTCTGGGCTTCGCAGCGGGAACAGAGGATAGTCGAGGTCCGGTGCGAGGACTACGACAAACGGAACAGGATAAAGCTGACCAAAACGGCCCAAGGCTGGCGCTCGATACCCCGGACCACCGTAACTCCAACGATCATGCCGTCGACCAGTGGGACTGCCGCCAACTCGCGGAGGCACCGCCACCATCACCGGGGACACCgacaccatcatcatcatcatcatcaccatcgtCGCAAGTCGCGGGAACGAACGTCGACCGAGGACGAGGAAGTCCTGCGACGAAGACACCTTCTCCTTCAGCCACGAGTCGTTCTCCAGCAGCTACGACTCCCCCAGGTTACCGCTGCATCGGCTGACCAGGAAGACCCAAGAAGGGAGCACATGCTTGGGCTGCTCGACGCCACCGCCGCATCTCCGGCCATCGCAGCTATGGCTGCCGACACTCCAACCGCCGATTTACCCGACTCTCCGAACCATTCCCACGACGAGCAAGTTCAAGCGGTGGCTAGTGCACCGTTACCCTCAACGTCACCCTCTGCGGGGACTAACGACACTCAGCATCGACGGCGACCCCCACGATCGCAGAGCGAAGATACGAGGGCGGAACAACGCGAGGATACCAGCTGGTCGAGGACCAACCTTGGCTCACCGGCGAGGATACTGAACGCTCTGAGGAACACGCCTGGACTGTCGGTCTCGATTGCAGGCAACCCAGCGAATACCGCTAACAATGCCGAAAATTCGCCTCCACCTGGCTCCCCGGGGCACCGAAAACCCGGACGACCACCACCCGGATTGTTGGTAGCGATGCCGGCTGATACCGGTGAGAGTAAAGCACCCCATAACGTTCCAGCGCTGATGTCCGGTCTGTCCATCAGCATTCCGAGCTACCGGTACCGGCCGCGAAGCAGAGGGATACCATCCTGCGTGAGGAAAGTCGATCTCGATTCGCCCTGCGCCGGATATAACCCGAAGGTCGAACCGGAGGACCTCGACGATTCAAGGTCCCAGGGTACCGTGGTCCAAGCTTCTCCGCAGCCCAGTGGAATACCTTGTTCACCGGCCGCAGGTGGAAGGCCAGCCTCGGCATACTTGGAACGGCTGCTGCCCAGTCCACCGTGTTCCGTATCGTGTTCGGAGGACGCGCGGAATGACCTAACCCTGAAGGGTATACTCGCGTCGCCGAGTCAGCACCATCGGCAGACATCGACGTCCCATCTGCAGCTCCAGATGGAGacgaacaacaacaacgacaataACCACGACTACGGTCCCGTTTCCCTGGAATTCGATTCACCAAGTGACCCGGCATCCGAGCTACGTGAACTCCTCAGGGTATCCGGTCACCTCATACCTGACCCGCTCCTCGTCCCCAGGGACGTTCTTCCCGCGCTGGCCGCCGCTCCAGCCAATGAAATTCCTCGACTACTTGCCTCCCGACCGGAACTCAGGCTTCCGCAGGCCTTGACCAGGCCAGAACTACTCAGGGATCCGGATCTCTTGGTCATTTCTCTGGCGCATCTGCAGCACGTACTCGACTACAGCGACGGACCGGTACCGGCTGATCGACAAGACGATGAAACAAGGCCGAAACTGACCTGCAAGCCGATCGGCACCCTGATGCCAGCCCCCATCGATCTTTCGGCAAATCGTCCCAGACATACGACCAACGGTGGGTCGTATCCGCTGCTCAGGGTCCGTACCACCGGGCTACTGAAACAGGAATCGGAAGTCACCTCCACCGCCGCATCGCCTGAGGACTCGCAATTTTGGCATCCTTTGTTCAGCAG
- the LOC124305197 gene encoding G-protein coupled receptor Mth2-like isoform X1, whose amino-acid sequence MFRLWFVILACSFCFEISVSSAKEPVIISFNLTTFGGDIERIKSLHNTSWPLVGKCCPVGQLYRFNDDDNPGENRCEDPRLNEKNDYSPFFSDFNHSGLLVPGLSQPQFVAVIGIPCRYGKYIMDPLTIAEDEYHLMMNGSVFTPLNNVRMLQPGQDYCMEVVSDGRLVVMGCYQPELKVVTADTRLAMYAIGLLISVPFLLATIISYVITRQICDVHGMNLCCYSGCLAVAFLTLALLQLSGQSFDQNACVSAAFVIQFSFIASSFWLNAMTVESWRLIRGYKAGSPPLTSERSPPLYRVFFFYSIWGWGLSAVLIVVSLALGLNPTIPWTYVKRSGNEQPSCWFGLDTYSLPYFYVPVGILVFLNTTLFVMAGIKMAQIQRALDRNRVARNNESDRRDRRVFKELRLTFFFTLALFLILVVNWSMELVSMLTESNVFAWSIFDLVNALQGLFVFGFFVLRRAVRTLVWQRIKELVGIGSERESDDDKANEMTLLSSVTNGTNSTRIVTQ is encoded by the exons ATGTTTCGACTGTGGTTCGTCATCCTAGCCTGCAGTTTCTGCTTTGAAATATCAGTTTCATCGGCTAAGGAGCCGGTGATCATATCTTTCAACCTG ACGACTTTTGGCGGTGACATCGAGAGGATTAAATCTCTGCACAACACCAGCTGGCCCCTTGTTGGAAAGTGCTGCCCGGTTGGTCAATTGTATCGTTTTAACGATGATGATAATCCGGGTGAAAATCGATGCGAAGACCCGCGACTGAACGAGAAAAACGATTACTCACCGTTCTTCAGCGACTTCAATCATTCCGGACTGTTGGTTCCAGGATTGAGTCAACCCCAATTCGTCGCGGTCATCGGAATACCTTGCCGATATGGAAA GTACATAATGGATCCGTTGACGATAGCGGAGGACGAGTATCACCTCATGATGAACGGGAGCGTTTTCACGCCGCTGAATAACGTGCGGATGCTTCAACCTGGTCAAGACTACTGCATGGAGGTCGTGTCCGATGGAAGATTGGTCGTCATGGGCTGCTACCAGCCAG AACTTAAAGTAGTTACAGCGGACACGCGGCTCGCTATGTACGCAATCGGTCTCCTGATTTCGGTCCCATTTCTCCTGGCAACGATCATCTCGTACGTGATAACGCGGCAGATCTGCGACGTACATGGCATGAATCTATGCTGCTACTCCGGATGTCTTGCGGTGGCTTTTCTCACCCTGGCGTTACTACAGCTTAGTGGACAGTCGTTCGATCAGAACGCTTGCGTATCGGCAG CGTTCGTCATACAGTTCTCCTTCATTGCCTCCTCCTTTTGGCTCAACGCTATGACCGTCGAAAGTTGGCGTCTTATTCGAGGGTACAAAGCAGGCTCCCCTCCTCTCACTAGTGAGCGCAGCCCTCCACTCTACAGAGTATTCTTCTTCTACTCAATTTGGGGATGGGGACTTTCCGCCGTTCTCATCGTTGTCTCCTTGGCTCTGGGTCTCAATCCGACGATACCGTGGACCTACGTCAAAAGATCCGGAAACGAGCAGCCGAGCTGCTGGTTTGGTT TAGACACGTACTCGCTTCCGTATTTCTACGTACCGGTTGGCATCCTGGTGTTCTTGAACACGACGCTCTTCGTAATGGCCGGTATAAAAATGGCCCAAATCCAGCGAGCATTGGACCGAAATCGCGTGGCGCGTAACAACGAGTCGGATCGTCGTGACCGTCGAGTTTTCAAGGAGTTGAGACTCACCTTCTTCTTCACGCTCGCCCTGTTCCTGATACTGGTTGTCAACTGGTCGATGGAACTCGTGTCGATGCTCACGGAGAGCAACGTCTTCGCCTGGTCCATATTCGACCTGGTTAACGCCCTCCAAGGCCTCTTTGTCTTCGGTTTCTTCGTCCTCAGACGAGCCGTCCGCACCCTTGTATGGCAGAGGATAAAGGAACTCGTTGGTATAGGTTCCGAGCGCGAATCCGACGACGACAAGGCGAACGAGATGACCCTCTTATCGTCAGTCACGAACGGCACGAACTCGACGAGGATCGTGACTCAGTGA
- the LOC124305197 gene encoding G-protein coupled receptor Mth2-like isoform X2 — protein MFRLWFVILACSFCFEISVSSAKEPVIISFNLTTFGGDIERIKSLHNTSWPLVGKCCPVGQLYRFNDDDNPGENRCEDPRLNEKNDYSPFFSDFNHSGLLVPGLSQPQFVAVIGIPCRYGKYIMDPLTIAEDEYHLMMNGSVFTPLNNVRMLQPGQDYCMEVVSDGRLVVMGCYQPELKVVTADTRLAMYAIGLLISVPFLLATIISYVITRQICDVHGMNLCCYSGCLAVAFLTLALLQLSGQSFDQNACVSAAFVIQFSFIASSFWLNAMTVESWRLIRGYKAGSPPLTSERSPPLYRVFFFYSIWGWGLSAVLIVVSLALGLNPTIPWTYVKRSGNEQPSCWFGYTYSLPYFYVPVGILVFLNTTLFVMAGIKMAQIQRALDRNRVARNNESDRRDRRVFKELRLTFFFTLALFLILVVNWSMELVSMLTESNVFAWSIFDLVNALQGLFVFGFFVLRRAVRTLVWQRIKELVGIGSERESDDDKANEMTLLSSVTNGTNSTRIVTQ, from the exons ATGTTTCGACTGTGGTTCGTCATCCTAGCCTGCAGTTTCTGCTTTGAAATATCAGTTTCATCGGCTAAGGAGCCGGTGATCATATCTTTCAACCTG ACGACTTTTGGCGGTGACATCGAGAGGATTAAATCTCTGCACAACACCAGCTGGCCCCTTGTTGGAAAGTGCTGCCCGGTTGGTCAATTGTATCGTTTTAACGATGATGATAATCCGGGTGAAAATCGATGCGAAGACCCGCGACTGAACGAGAAAAACGATTACTCACCGTTCTTCAGCGACTTCAATCATTCCGGACTGTTGGTTCCAGGATTGAGTCAACCCCAATTCGTCGCGGTCATCGGAATACCTTGCCGATATGGAAA GTACATAATGGATCCGTTGACGATAGCGGAGGACGAGTATCACCTCATGATGAACGGGAGCGTTTTCACGCCGCTGAATAACGTGCGGATGCTTCAACCTGGTCAAGACTACTGCATGGAGGTCGTGTCCGATGGAAGATTGGTCGTCATGGGCTGCTACCAGCCAG AACTTAAAGTAGTTACAGCGGACACGCGGCTCGCTATGTACGCAATCGGTCTCCTGATTTCGGTCCCATTTCTCCTGGCAACGATCATCTCGTACGTGATAACGCGGCAGATCTGCGACGTACATGGCATGAATCTATGCTGCTACTCCGGATGTCTTGCGGTGGCTTTTCTCACCCTGGCGTTACTACAGCTTAGTGGACAGTCGTTCGATCAGAACGCTTGCGTATCGGCAG CGTTCGTCATACAGTTCTCCTTCATTGCCTCCTCCTTTTGGCTCAACGCTATGACCGTCGAAAGTTGGCGTCTTATTCGAGGGTACAAAGCAGGCTCCCCTCCTCTCACTAGTGAGCGCAGCCCTCCACTCTACAGAGTATTCTTCTTCTACTCAATTTGGGGATGGGGACTTTCCGCCGTTCTCATCGTTGTCTCCTTGGCTCTGGGTCTCAATCCGACGATACCGTGGACCTACGTCAAAAGATCCGGAAACGAGCAGCCGAGCTGCTGGTTTGGTT ACACGTACTCGCTTCCGTATTTCTACGTACCGGTTGGCATCCTGGTGTTCTTGAACACGACGCTCTTCGTAATGGCCGGTATAAAAATGGCCCAAATCCAGCGAGCATTGGACCGAAATCGCGTGGCGCGTAACAACGAGTCGGATCGTCGTGACCGTCGAGTTTTCAAGGAGTTGAGACTCACCTTCTTCTTCACGCTCGCCCTGTTCCTGATACTGGTTGTCAACTGGTCGATGGAACTCGTGTCGATGCTCACGGAGAGCAACGTCTTCGCCTGGTCCATATTCGACCTGGTTAACGCCCTCCAAGGCCTCTTTGTCTTCGGTTTCTTCGTCCTCAGACGAGCCGTCCGCACCCTTGTATGGCAGAGGATAAAGGAACTCGTTGGTATAGGTTCCGAGCGCGAATCCGACGACGACAAGGCGAACGAGATGACCCTCTTATCGTCAGTCACGAACGGCACGAACTCGACGAGGATCGTGACTCAGTGA
- the LOC124305197 gene encoding G-protein coupled receptor Mth2-like isoform X3, producing MFRLWFVILACSFCFEISVSSAKEPVIISFNLTTFGGDIERIKSLHNTSWPLVGKCCPVGQLYRFNDDDNPGENRCEDPRLNEKNDYSPFFSDFNHSGLLVPGLSQPQFVAVIGIPCRYGKYIMDPLTIAEDEYHLMMNGSVFTPLNNVRMLQPGQDYCMEVVSDGRLVVMGCYQPVVTADTRLAMYAIGLLISVPFLLATIISYVITRQICDVHGMNLCCYSGCLAVAFLTLALLQLSGQSFDQNACVSAAFVIQFSFIASSFWLNAMTVESWRLIRGYKAGSPPLTSERSPPLYRVFFFYSIWGWGLSAVLIVVSLALGLNPTIPWTYVKRSGNEQPSCWFGLDTYSLPYFYVPVGILVFLNTTLFVMAGIKMAQIQRALDRNRVARNNESDRRDRRVFKELRLTFFFTLALFLILVVNWSMELVSMLTESNVFAWSIFDLVNALQGLFVFGFFVLRRAVRTLVWQRIKELVGIGSERESDDDKANEMTLLSSVTNGTNSTRIVTQ from the exons ATGTTTCGACTGTGGTTCGTCATCCTAGCCTGCAGTTTCTGCTTTGAAATATCAGTTTCATCGGCTAAGGAGCCGGTGATCATATCTTTCAACCTG ACGACTTTTGGCGGTGACATCGAGAGGATTAAATCTCTGCACAACACCAGCTGGCCCCTTGTTGGAAAGTGCTGCCCGGTTGGTCAATTGTATCGTTTTAACGATGATGATAATCCGGGTGAAAATCGATGCGAAGACCCGCGACTGAACGAGAAAAACGATTACTCACCGTTCTTCAGCGACTTCAATCATTCCGGACTGTTGGTTCCAGGATTGAGTCAACCCCAATTCGTCGCGGTCATCGGAATACCTTGCCGATATGGAAA GTACATAATGGATCCGTTGACGATAGCGGAGGACGAGTATCACCTCATGATGAACGGGAGCGTTTTCACGCCGCTGAATAACGTGCGGATGCTTCAACCTGGTCAAGACTACTGCATGGAGGTCGTGTCCGATGGAAGATTGGTCGTCATGGGCTGCTACCAGCCAG TAGTTACAGCGGACACGCGGCTCGCTATGTACGCAATCGGTCTCCTGATTTCGGTCCCATTTCTCCTGGCAACGATCATCTCGTACGTGATAACGCGGCAGATCTGCGACGTACATGGCATGAATCTATGCTGCTACTCCGGATGTCTTGCGGTGGCTTTTCTCACCCTGGCGTTACTACAGCTTAGTGGACAGTCGTTCGATCAGAACGCTTGCGTATCGGCAG CGTTCGTCATACAGTTCTCCTTCATTGCCTCCTCCTTTTGGCTCAACGCTATGACCGTCGAAAGTTGGCGTCTTATTCGAGGGTACAAAGCAGGCTCCCCTCCTCTCACTAGTGAGCGCAGCCCTCCACTCTACAGAGTATTCTTCTTCTACTCAATTTGGGGATGGGGACTTTCCGCCGTTCTCATCGTTGTCTCCTTGGCTCTGGGTCTCAATCCGACGATACCGTGGACCTACGTCAAAAGATCCGGAAACGAGCAGCCGAGCTGCTGGTTTGGTT TAGACACGTACTCGCTTCCGTATTTCTACGTACCGGTTGGCATCCTGGTGTTCTTGAACACGACGCTCTTCGTAATGGCCGGTATAAAAATGGCCCAAATCCAGCGAGCATTGGACCGAAATCGCGTGGCGCGTAACAACGAGTCGGATCGTCGTGACCGTCGAGTTTTCAAGGAGTTGAGACTCACCTTCTTCTTCACGCTCGCCCTGTTCCTGATACTGGTTGTCAACTGGTCGATGGAACTCGTGTCGATGCTCACGGAGAGCAACGTCTTCGCCTGGTCCATATTCGACCTGGTTAACGCCCTCCAAGGCCTCTTTGTCTTCGGTTTCTTCGTCCTCAGACGAGCCGTCCGCACCCTTGTATGGCAGAGGATAAAGGAACTCGTTGGTATAGGTTCCGAGCGCGAATCCGACGACGACAAGGCGAACGAGATGACCCTCTTATCGTCAGTCACGAACGGCACGAACTCGACGAGGATCGTGACTCAGTGA